From a single Streptomyces rubradiris genomic region:
- a CDS encoding P-II family nitrogen regulator, which produces MKLITAVVKPHRLDEIKEALQAFGVHGLTVTEASGYGRQRGHTEVYRGAEYTVDLVPKVRVEVLAEDDDAEQLIEVIVKAARTGKIGDGKVWSLPVETAVRVRTGERGPDAL; this is translated from the coding sequence GTGAAGCTCATCACCGCAGTCGTCAAGCCCCATCGGCTCGACGAGATCAAGGAAGCCCTCCAGGCCTTCGGCGTGCACGGACTCACCGTCACCGAGGCCAGCGGCTACGGCCGGCAGCGCGGCCACACCGAGGTCTACCGGGGCGCCGAGTACACCGTCGACCTCGTCCCCAAGGTCCGCGTGGAGGTACTGGCCGAGGACGACGACGCCGAACAGCTGATCGAAGTCATCGTCAAGGCCGCCCGCACCGGCAAGATCGGGGACGGCAAGGTGTGGTCCCTGCCGGTGGAGACCGCCGTCCGCGTCCGCACCGGCGAACGCGGCCCGGACGCGCTCTGA
- the ftsY gene encoding signal recognition particle-docking protein FtsY produces the protein MEIVILAVVIAVVVLGALGGLIVGSRRRKSLPPPPPKAPDITAPPAEPHVGEEAETPRDEPRRTIEEVDLPGGPAPVVVEEPPVAEAPEIEIEVPEPTAGRLVRLRARLSRSQNALGKGLLTLLSREHLDEDTWEEIEDTLLTADVGVQPTQELVERLRERVKVLGTRTPEELRGLLREELLKLVGTDLDRTVKTEPEDRKPGIVMVVGVNGTGKTTTTGKLARVLVADGRTVVLGAADTFRAAAADQLQTWGERVGAHTVRGPEAGDPASVAFDAVKEGKEMGVDVVLIDTAGRLHTKTGLMDELGKVKRVVEKHAPLDEVLLVLDATTGQNGLVQARVFAEVVDITGIVLTKLDGTAKGGIVVAVQRELGVPVKLVGLGEGADDLAPFEPEAFVDALIGD, from the coding sequence ATGGAAATCGTCATCCTTGCTGTAGTCATCGCCGTGGTCGTGCTCGGCGCGCTCGGCGGGCTGATCGTGGGCAGCCGGCGCCGGAAGTCGCTGCCCCCGCCGCCCCCGAAGGCACCCGACATCACCGCGCCCCCGGCCGAGCCGCACGTCGGCGAAGAGGCCGAGACGCCGCGCGACGAACCGCGCCGGACGATCGAGGAGGTGGATCTCCCGGGCGGCCCCGCGCCGGTCGTCGTCGAAGAGCCCCCCGTCGCCGAGGCTCCCGAGATCGAGATCGAGGTCCCGGAGCCCACCGCGGGCCGGCTCGTCCGGCTGCGCGCCCGCCTGTCCCGCTCGCAGAACGCCCTGGGCAAGGGTCTGCTCACCCTGCTCTCCCGCGAGCACCTGGACGAGGACACCTGGGAGGAGATCGAGGACACGCTGCTCACCGCCGACGTCGGCGTGCAGCCCACCCAGGAACTGGTCGAGCGGCTGCGCGAGCGCGTCAAGGTGCTCGGCACCCGCACCCCCGAGGAACTGCGCGGCCTGCTCCGCGAGGAGCTCCTCAAGCTGGTCGGCACCGACCTCGACCGCACGGTGAAGACCGAGCCCGAGGACCGCAAGCCCGGCATCGTGATGGTCGTCGGCGTCAACGGCACCGGAAAGACCACCACCACCGGCAAGCTCGCCCGGGTCCTGGTCGCCGACGGCCGCACCGTCGTGCTCGGTGCCGCAGACACCTTCCGTGCCGCCGCCGCCGACCAGCTCCAGACCTGGGGCGAGCGCGTCGGCGCCCACACCGTGCGCGGCCCCGAGGCCGGCGACCCCGCCTCCGTCGCCTTCGACGCGGTGAAGGAGGGCAAGGAGATGGGCGTCGACGTGGTGCTGATCGACACCGCCGGACGCCTGCACACCAAGACCGGTCTCATGGACGAGCTGGGCAAGGTCAAGCGCGTGGTGGAGAAGCACGCGCCGCTGGACGAGGTGCTGCTCGTCCTGGACGCCACCACCGGCCAGAACGGTCTGGTGCAGGCCCGGGTGTTCGCCGAGGTGGTGGACATCACCGGCATCGTGCTGACCAAGCTGGACGGCACCGCCAAGGGCGGCATCGTGGTCGCCGTCCAGCGCGAGCTGGGCGTGCCGGTGAAGCTGGTCGGGCTCGGCGAGGGCGCGGACGATCTCGCGCCGTTCGAGCCGGAGGCGTTCGTGGACGCGTTGATCGGCGACTGA
- a CDS encoding sugar porter family MFS transporter, protein MTSTAQAPQSGARSAHPEHLGHVIFIAAAAAMGGFLFGYDSSVINGAVEAIRDRYDVGSAALAQVIAIALIGCAIGAATAGRIADRIGRIRCMQIAAVLFTVSAVGSALPFALWDLAFWRVIGGFAIGMASVIGPAYIAEVAPPAYRGRLGSFQQAAIVVGIAVSQLVNWGLLNAAGGDQRGKLMGLEAWQVMLGVMVVPAVLYGLLSFAIPESPRFLLSVGKRERAREILAEVEGKDVDLDARVAEIEHAMKSEHKSSFKDLLGGSFFFKPIVWIGIGLSVFQQFVGINVAFYYSSTLWQSVGVDPSDSFFYSFTTSIINIVGTVIAMIFVDRVGRKPLALIGSVGMVIGLALEAWAFSYHLVDGKLPSTQGWVALIAAHLFVLFFALSWGVVVWVFLGEMFPNKLRAAALGVAAAAQWIANWAITASFPSLADWNLSGTYVIYTIFAALSIPFVLKFVKETKGKSLEEMG, encoded by the coding sequence GTGACCAGCACAGCGCAGGCACCTCAGTCAGGAGCCAGGTCGGCTCACCCCGAACATCTCGGGCACGTCATCTTCATCGCGGCGGCTGCCGCCATGGGCGGCTTCCTCTTCGGCTACGACAGCTCCGTGATCAACGGCGCCGTCGAGGCCATCCGGGACCGCTACGACGTCGGCTCCGCCGCCCTCGCCCAGGTCATCGCGATCGCGCTGATCGGCTGCGCCATCGGTGCCGCCACCGCCGGCCGCATAGCCGACCGCATCGGCCGCATCCGCTGCATGCAGATCGCCGCCGTCCTGTTCACCGTCAGCGCCGTCGGCTCCGCGCTGCCGTTCGCGCTGTGGGACCTCGCCTTCTGGCGCGTCATCGGCGGCTTCGCCATCGGCATGGCCTCCGTGATCGGCCCCGCCTACATCGCCGAGGTCGCCCCGCCCGCCTACCGCGGCCGGCTCGGCTCCTTCCAGCAGGCCGCGATCGTCGTCGGCATCGCCGTCTCGCAGCTGGTCAACTGGGGTCTGCTCAACGCCGCCGGCGGCGACCAGCGCGGCAAGCTGATGGGCCTGGAGGCCTGGCAGGTCATGCTCGGCGTGATGGTCGTCCCGGCCGTCCTCTACGGCCTGCTCTCCTTCGCGATCCCCGAGTCCCCCCGCTTCCTGCTCTCCGTCGGCAAGCGTGAGCGCGCCCGCGAGATCCTCGCCGAGGTCGAGGGCAAGGACGTCGACCTGGACGCCCGCGTCGCCGAGATCGAGCACGCGATGAAGAGCGAGCACAAGTCCTCCTTCAAGGACCTGCTCGGCGGCTCCTTCTTCTTCAAGCCGATCGTCTGGATCGGTATCGGCCTGTCGGTCTTCCAGCAGTTCGTCGGCATCAACGTCGCGTTCTACTACTCCTCGACGCTGTGGCAGTCGGTCGGCGTCGACCCGTCGGACTCGTTCTTCTACTCCTTCACCACCTCGATCATCAACATCGTCGGCACCGTGATCGCGATGATCTTCGTGGACCGCGTCGGCCGCAAGCCGCTCGCCCTCATCGGCTCGGTCGGCATGGTCATCGGCCTGGCGCTGGAGGCCTGGGCGTTCAGCTACCACCTGGTCGACGGCAAGCTGCCGAGCACCCAGGGCTGGGTCGCCCTGATCGCCGCCCACCTGTTCGTCCTCTTCTTCGCCCTCTCCTGGGGCGTGGTGGTCTGGGTCTTCCTCGGCGAGATGTTCCCGAACAAGCTCCGCGCCGCCGCCCTCGGTGTCGCCGCCGCCGCGCAGTGGATCGCCAACTGGGCCATCACCGCGAGCTTCCCGTCGCTGGCCGACTGGAACCTCTCCGGCACCTACGTGATCTACACCATCTTCGCCGCCCTCTCCATCCCGTTCGTCCTGAAGTTCGTCAAGGAGACGAAGGGCAAGTCCCTGGAGGAGATGGGCTGA
- a CDS encoding bifunctional DNA primase/polymerase — translation MGFTIGGIREIRSGTRRRGRLAECTTVAEFTGLWGWDVVPGARAAGGACSCGRPDCAAPGAHPLDFAPLVPAGATLDEVSKAWSEFPGASVMLPVGRAFDVLEVSEPAGRLALVRLERMGLPLGPVTATPDGRAHFFVAPGAAADLPRLLYRLGWDDPAALDLRGLGPGTHITAPPSDRGGLGPVRWLRPPALDSASRPPAARLLLGALAYVAHRSRG, via the coding sequence ATGGGCTTCACGATCGGCGGCATCCGCGAGATCCGCTCCGGCACGCGTCGGCGCGGGCGCCTCGCGGAGTGCACCACCGTCGCCGAATTCACCGGGCTGTGGGGCTGGGACGTGGTGCCGGGAGCGCGGGCCGCCGGGGGCGCCTGTTCGTGCGGGCGGCCCGACTGCGCCGCGCCGGGCGCGCATCCGCTGGACTTCGCGCCCCTGGTCCCGGCCGGGGCCACGCTGGACGAGGTGAGCAAGGCCTGGTCCGAGTTCCCGGGCGCCTCCGTGATGCTGCCGGTCGGCCGGGCGTTCGACGTCCTGGAGGTGTCGGAGCCGGCCGGCCGCCTCGCCCTGGTCCGCCTGGAGCGGATGGGCCTCCCTCTGGGCCCGGTCACCGCCACCCCGGACGGCCGCGCCCACTTCTTCGTCGCCCCCGGCGCCGCCGCCGACCTGCCCCGACTGCTGTACCGCCTGGGCTGGGACGACCCGGCCGCGCTGGACCTGCGCGGCCTCGGCCCGGGTACGCACATCACCGCGCCCCCCTCAGACCGGGGCGGCCTCGGCCCGGTGCGCTGGCTGCGCCCGCCCGCGCTGGACTCGGCGTCCCGCCCTCCGGCGGCCCGGCTGCTGCTGGGGGCGCTGGCTTATGTGGCGCACCGGTCGCGGGGGTAG
- a CDS encoding cytosine permease — protein MSKSAETEGALETRGIEQVPDHERTARPRQLFPTWVGANISVLLLTMGASLVVAYHLNFWQALIVAVAAPIVSYGLVGLIGIAGKRGGAPGMALSRAVFGQRGNLLPGSLIWVARWGWETINAVTGAYAMLTILDILFGIKANNVLDMVMLLAFVVATFAISGLGINAVQKCNKYATYFFGVFSVLVLGYLVVDTDWSKVMDHSAGSTASVITGVGMIAAGGVSWIPSAPDFTRYLPRTASSKAIVGTAVGGAGVVVLPMVLMGAVMAVSTPDLASASDPVSFLGEILPTWIAVPYLFIALIGMLLINSMSMYSAGFTAQTLGIKVPRHWAVSVNAVISLVFGGVLMLVATSFMGSFIAFLSLLAVAFSAWVGVFGADMLRRTEYDGRAMADTTRTSAYWYKGGFSPAAVAAWAVGLVSGLMFTTSDWFTGPLATNNVIGEYGLGWVATIVISGVLYVVLPKPAPVTGPTAEEIAGQPAPTGA, from the coding sequence ATGAGCAAATCCGCCGAGACCGAAGGCGCTCTCGAAACCCGCGGTATCGAGCAGGTCCCCGACCACGAGCGCACGGCGCGTCCGCGGCAGCTGTTCCCCACCTGGGTCGGCGCGAACATCAGCGTCCTGCTGCTGACGATGGGCGCGAGCCTCGTCGTCGCCTACCACCTGAACTTCTGGCAGGCCCTGATCGTCGCCGTGGCCGCGCCGATCGTGTCGTACGGCCTGGTCGGCCTGATCGGCATCGCGGGCAAGCGGGGCGGTGCGCCCGGCATGGCGCTGTCGCGCGCGGTCTTCGGGCAGCGCGGCAATCTGCTGCCCGGTTCGCTGATCTGGGTCGCGCGCTGGGGCTGGGAGACGATCAACGCGGTCACCGGCGCGTACGCGATGCTCACCATCCTGGACATCCTGTTCGGCATCAAGGCGAACAACGTGCTGGACATGGTGATGCTGCTGGCGTTCGTCGTGGCGACCTTCGCGATCTCCGGGCTCGGCATCAACGCCGTGCAGAAGTGCAACAAGTACGCGACCTATTTCTTCGGCGTCTTCTCGGTGCTGGTGCTCGGCTACCTGGTGGTGGACACCGACTGGTCGAAGGTGATGGACCACAGCGCCGGTTCCACGGCCTCGGTGATCACCGGCGTCGGCATGATCGCGGCGGGCGGGGTCAGCTGGATTCCCTCGGCCCCGGACTTCACCCGCTATCTGCCGCGCACGGCGTCCTCGAAGGCGATCGTGGGGACGGCGGTGGGCGGCGCCGGCGTCGTCGTGCTGCCGATGGTGCTGATGGGCGCGGTGATGGCGGTGTCCACCCCGGACCTGGCCTCGGCCAGCGACCCGGTGTCCTTCCTGGGCGAGATCCTGCCGACGTGGATCGCGGTGCCGTACCTGTTCATCGCGCTGATCGGCATGCTGCTGATCAACTCGATGTCGATGTACTCGGCGGGCTTCACCGCGCAGACCCTCGGCATCAAGGTGCCGCGACACTGGGCGGTCTCGGTGAACGCGGTGATCTCGCTGGTGTTCGGCGGGGTGCTGATGCTGGTGGCGACCAGCTTCATGGGCTCCTTCATCGCCTTCCTGTCGCTGCTGGCGGTCGCCTTCTCCGCGTGGGTCGGCGTGTTCGGCGCGGACATGCTGCGCCGTACCGAGTACGACGGCCGGGCCATGGCCGACACCACCCGCACCAGCGCCTACTGGTACAAGGGCGGCTTCTCCCCCGCGGCCGTGGCCGCCTGGGCGGTCGGCCTGGTGTCGGGTCTGATGTTCACCACCTCCGACTGGTTCACCGGCCCGCTGGCGACGAACAACGTGATCGGCGAGTACGGCCTCGGCTGGGTCGCCACCATCGTGATCTCCGGCGTGCTGTACGTGGTGCTGCCGAAGCCGGCGCCGGTCACCGGGCCCACGGCCGAGGAGATCGCCGGGCAGCCCGCGCCCACCGGCGCCTGA
- a CDS encoding ammonium transporter codes for MAPAIMLAADAPRLSSANTGFMLICSALVMLMTPALAFFYGGMVRVKSTLNMLMMSFISLGIVTVLWVLYGFSLAFGNGNRLIGYNADWIGLSDIGLTELWDGYTIPVFVFMVFQLMFAILTPALISGALADRVKFSAWALFVALWATLVYIPVAHWVWAADGWAFKLGVIDFAGGTAVHINAGAAALGVILVIGKRVGFKRDPMRPHSLPLVMLGAGLLWFGWFGFNAGSWLGNDDGVGALMFVNTQVATAAAMLAWLGYEKIRHGACTTLGAASGLVAGLVAITPSGGAVSPLGAIAVGAIAGVACAAAVGLKFRFGYDDSLDVVGVHLVGGILGSLLVGFFATGKGQSTATGVFYGDHGFDQLWKQCAGVFAVLAYSLIASAVLAFLLDKTLGMRVTEDAEISGIDQAEHAETAYDFSGAGGGVAGTAAAALAAVQTRKVDA; via the coding sequence ATGGCACCAGCCATCATGCTTGCGGCGGACGCACCCAGACTGTCGTCCGCCAACACAGGCTTCATGCTCATCTGTTCCGCCCTGGTGATGCTCATGACCCCGGCCCTCGCCTTCTTCTACGGAGGCATGGTCCGCGTCAAGAGCACCCTGAACATGCTGATGATGAGCTTCATCAGCCTCGGGATCGTCACCGTCCTGTGGGTGCTCTACGGCTTCTCCCTCGCCTTCGGCAACGGCAACCGCCTGATCGGCTACAACGCCGACTGGATCGGCCTCAGCGACATCGGCCTCACCGAACTCTGGGACGGCTACACCATCCCGGTCTTCGTCTTCATGGTCTTCCAGCTGATGTTCGCCATCCTCACCCCCGCCCTGATCAGCGGCGCCCTCGCCGACCGGGTCAAGTTCTCCGCCTGGGCACTCTTCGTCGCCCTGTGGGCCACCCTCGTCTACATCCCCGTCGCCCACTGGGTCTGGGCCGCCGACGGCTGGGCCTTCAAGCTGGGCGTGATCGACTTCGCGGGCGGCACGGCGGTCCACATCAACGCCGGTGCGGCGGCGCTCGGTGTCATCCTCGTGATCGGCAAGCGCGTCGGCTTCAAGCGGGACCCCATGCGCCCGCACAGCCTCCCGCTGGTCATGCTCGGCGCCGGTCTGCTCTGGTTCGGCTGGTTCGGCTTCAACGCCGGCTCCTGGCTCGGCAACGACGACGGCGTGGGCGCGCTCATGTTCGTCAACACGCAGGTCGCCACCGCCGCCGCGATGCTGGCCTGGCTCGGCTACGAGAAGATCCGGCACGGCGCCTGCACCACCCTCGGCGCCGCCTCCGGCCTGGTCGCCGGCCTGGTCGCCATCACCCCCTCCGGCGGCGCGGTCTCCCCGCTCGGCGCGATCGCCGTCGGCGCCATCGCCGGCGTCGCCTGCGCCGCGGCCGTCGGCCTGAAGTTCAGGTTCGGTTACGACGACTCCCTCGACGTCGTCGGCGTCCACCTGGTCGGCGGCATCCTCGGCTCCCTGCTCGTCGGCTTCTTCGCCACCGGCAAGGGCCAGTCCACCGCCACCGGCGTCTTCTACGGCGACCACGGCTTCGACCAGCTCTGGAAGCAGTGCGCGGGCGTCTTCGCGGTCCTCGCCTACTCCCTGATCGCCTCCGCCGTCCTCGCCTTCCTCCTCGACAAGACCCTCGGCATGCGGGTCACCGAGGACGCGGAGATCTCCGGCATCGACCAGGCCGAACACGCCGAGACCGCATACGACTTCAGCGGGGCGGGCGGCGGCGTCGCCGGAACCGCCGCCGCTGCCCTGGCCGCCGTGCAGACCCGGAAGGTGGACGCGTGA
- a CDS encoding LLM class flavin-dependent oxidoreductase produces MPVTVVRFNLVAPGAPPDALSARYRAAVEMACYADEHGIATVQTEEHHGAENNWLPSPFVLAGAVLGATRRIAVTVSAVIGPLHDPLRLAEDIAVLDLLSGGRLVTVAGIGYRPEEYAMFGVDWDRRGRLQDELLQTLLTAWTGEEFAYRGRRVRLTPRPYTRPHPPLLVGGSSRAAARRAARFGLPFFPSARLPELAAYYKERLAEYGTEGWTMMPAAETPLLHLAEDPDRAWAEYGGHLLHEARTYASWQSGGIRSAVRSAATTVAELRAEGVYRILTPEQCLARGLDSLVLHPLAGGMPVEEGWRSLRLFAERVVPALGG; encoded by the coding sequence ATGCCCGTCACGGTCGTACGTTTCAACCTCGTCGCGCCCGGCGCCCCTCCCGACGCCCTGTCCGCCCGTTACCGGGCCGCGGTGGAGATGGCCTGCTACGCGGACGAGCACGGGATCGCCACCGTGCAGACCGAGGAGCATCACGGCGCGGAGAACAACTGGCTGCCGTCGCCGTTCGTCCTCGCGGGCGCGGTGCTCGGGGCCACCCGCCGGATCGCGGTGACGGTGTCGGCGGTGATCGGCCCGCTGCACGACCCGCTGCGGCTTGCGGAGGACATCGCCGTGCTGGACCTGCTGAGCGGCGGCCGGCTGGTGACCGTGGCCGGGATCGGCTACCGGCCGGAGGAGTACGCGATGTTCGGCGTCGACTGGGACCGGCGCGGCCGGCTCCAGGACGAGTTGCTCCAGACGCTGCTGACGGCGTGGACCGGTGAGGAGTTCGCGTACCGGGGCCGCAGGGTACGGCTCACCCCGCGCCCGTACACCCGGCCGCACCCCCCGCTGCTGGTCGGCGGCTCCTCCAGGGCGGCCGCGCGCCGGGCCGCCCGGTTCGGCCTGCCGTTCTTCCCGAGCGCGCGGCTGCCGGAGCTGGCGGCGTACTACAAGGAGCGGCTCGCCGAGTACGGCACCGAGGGCTGGACGATGATGCCGGCCGCCGAGACGCCGCTGCTCCATCTCGCCGAGGACCCGGACCGGGCGTGGGCCGAGTACGGCGGGCACCTGCTGCACGAGGCCCGGACCTACGCCTCCTGGCAGTCGGGCGGGATTCGCTCGGCGGTGCGGTCGGCGGCCACGACGGTGGCGGAGCTGCGCGCGGAGGGCGTGTACCGGATCCTCACCCCGGAGCAGTGTCTGGCGCGGGGCCTGGACAGCCTGGTGCTGCACCCGCTGGCGGGCGGCATGCCGGTGGAGGAGGGCTGGCGCAGCCTGCGGCTGTTCGCGGAGCGGGTCGTCCCAGCGCTGGGAGGCTGA